From the genome of Uranotaenia lowii strain MFRU-FL chromosome 1, ASM2978415v1, whole genome shotgun sequence, one region includes:
- the LOC129740615 gene encoding C-type lectin-like, whose protein sequence is MFINSVLVLTLAITAIGCSGSSMKDGESPNRYVVHRDQQVTFFDAWKLCHRDGHRLATVNSFGDSAQLEEAIKAAERREKTTGVYWIGATNVYITDQEYMWLSTNEPVKFTHYAPGQPDNAWWNENCLNVGQFGGVLWNDVSCASTLAYVCEEYEKVEC, encoded by the coding sequence ATGTTTATCAATTCAGTACTCGTCTTAACGCTAGCAATAACAGCCATCGGCTGCTCGGGCTCGTCTATGAAAGATGGCGAATCTCCAAATCGCTACGTCGTTCATCGGGATCAGCAGGTAACGTTCTTCGACGCTTGGAAGTTGTGCCACCGGGATGGTCATCGTTTGGCGACCGTGAATTCTTTCGGGGATAGTGCACAGCTCGAGGAGGCCATCAAAGCGGCCGAGCGACGAGAAAAAACCACCGGAGTGTACTGGATTGGGGCGACCAATGTTTACATCACCGATCAGGAGTACATGTGGCTATCGACCaacgagccggttaaatttacTCACTACGCTCCCGGCCAACCGGACAACGCCTGGTGGAACGAAAACTGTCTCAACGTGGGACAATTCGGAGGTGTGCTGTGGAACGATGTTTCGTGCGCTTCGACATTGGCCTACGTTTGCGAGGAATACGAGAAGGTAGAGTGTTGA